One Ananas comosus cultivar F153 linkage group 1, ASM154086v1, whole genome shotgun sequence DNA window includes the following coding sequences:
- the LOC109714781 gene encoding stearoyl-[acyl-carrier-protein] 9-desaturase, chloroplastic, whose amino-acid sequence MASRLAFGAEALLCLSPSKPKKRAPGSPKVLMVSSSLSTGVEVPKRPFTPPREVHVQVTHSMPPQKIEIFKSLDKWAEDNILTHLRPVEKCWQPQDFLPDPSSDGFHDEVKELRERAKELPDDYFVCLVGDMITEEALPTYQTMLNTLDGVRDETGASLTSWAIWTRAWTAEENRHGDLLNKYLYLTGRVDMRQIEKTIQYLIGSGMDPRTENSPYLGFIYTSFQERATFISHGNTARHAKEHGDLKLAQICGIIASDEKRHETAYTKIVEKLFEIDPDGTVLALADMMKKKISMPAHLMYDGQDDNLFEHFSTVAQRLGVYTAKDYADILEFLVARWKVAELSGLSGEGTKAQDYVCTLAPRIRRLEERAQGRAKQAGTVPFSWIYGREVQL is encoded by the exons ATGGCTTCTAGATTGGCTTTTGGGGCAGAGGCTTTACTCTGCTTATCCCCCTCCAAGCCCAAAAAGAGGGCCCCTGGATCTCCCAAAGTGCTCATggtctcctcctccctctccaccGG GGTTGAAGTTCCTAAAAGGCCCTTCACTCCGCCACGCGAAGTCCATGTTCAAGTGACCCACTCGATGCCACCCCAGAAGATCGAGATTTTCAAATCGCTTGACAAATGGGCTGAAGATAATATCTTAACCCATCTCAGGCCTGTCGAGAAGTGCTGGCAACCACAGGATTTCCTTCCGGATCCTTCATCCGACGGCTTCCACGACGAAGTCAAGGAACTACGGGAGAGGGCGAAGGAACTCCCCGACGATTACTTTGTGTGCTTAGTCGGTGACATGATTACTGAAGAAGCGCTCCCCACGTACCAAACAATGCTTAACACGCTCGACGGGGTCCGTGATGAGACGGGCGCGAGCCTCACTTCGTGGGCGATTTGGACTAGGGCTTGGACCGCAGAAGAGAATAGGCATGGGGATCTTCTCAACAAGTATTTGTATCTTACAGGGAGAGTGGACATGCGGCAGATTGAGAAGACGATCCAGTACTTGATTGGCTCAGGAATG GACCCTCGGACGGAGAACAGCCCCTACCTCGGCTTCATCTACACCTCCTTCCAAGAGCGCGCGACCTTCATCTCGCACGGCAACACGGCACGGCACGCGAAGGAGCACGGGGACCTCAAACTGGCCCAGATATGCGGCATCATCGCCTCCGACGAGAAGCGGCACGAGACCGCCTACACCAAGATCGTCGAGAAGCTGTTCGAGATCGACCCCGACGGGACCGTGCTCGCCCTCGCCGacatgatgaagaagaagatctccATGCCGGCCCACCTGATGTACGACGGGCAGGACGACAACCTCTTCGAGCACTTCTCGACGGTGGCCCAGCGTCTCGGCGTCTACACCGCGAAGGACTACGCCGACATACTCGAGTTTCTCGTGGCCAGGTGGAAGGTGGCGGAACTGAGCGGCCTTTCCGGGGAAGGGACGAAGGCGCAGGACTACGTGTGCACTCTCGCGCCACGGATCAGGAGGCTGGAGGAGAGGGCTCAGGGCCGCGCCAAGCAGGCGGGGACGGTGCCATTTAGTTGGATATATGGGAGAGAAGTTCAACTGTGA
- the LOC109722828 gene encoding actin-related protein 2/3 complex subunit 4 isoform X2, translated as MANTLRLYLTCIRNTLEAAMCLQNFPCQEVERHNKPEVELKTSPELLLNPVLICRNEAEKCLIETSINSIRISMKVKQADELENILAKKFLRFLSMRAEAFQVLRRKPVQGYDISFLITNYHCEDMHKHKLIDFIVQFMEDIDKEISELKLSVNTRGRLVATEFLKQFI; from the exons ATG GCTAATACTCTACGATTGTATCTAACATGCATTCGTAACACTCTGGAGGCTGCAATGTGCCTACAG AATTTCCCTTGTCAAGAAGTAGAAAGGCATAACAAGCCAGAGGTTGAACTTAA GACAAGTCCAGAACTTCTACTAAATCCa GTTTTGATATGTCGAAATGAGGCCGAGAAGTGCTTGATAGAAACTTCAATTAACTCTATCCGTATAAGCATGAAG GTAAAACAGGCAGATGAGCTTGAAAACATACTCGCAAAAAAATTTCTTAGATTTTTATCAATGAGGGCGGAGGCATTCCAAGTTCTGAGGAGGAAACCAGTACAG GGCTATGACATAAGTTTCCTAATAACAAACTACCATTGTGAGGACATGCACAAGCACAAGCTTATAGATTTTATCGTGCAATTTATGGAG GACATTGACAAGGAGATCAGCGAGTTGAAACTATCAGTAAACACGCGAGGCCGTCTAGTGGCGACAGAATTTCTGAAGCAGTTTATTTGA
- the LOC109722828 gene encoding actin-related protein 2/3 complex subunit 4 isoform X1, whose amino-acid sequence MQANTLRLYLTCIRNTLEAAMCLQNFPCQEVERHNKPEVELKTSPELLLNPVLICRNEAEKCLIETSINSIRISMKVKQADELENILAKKFLRFLSMRAEAFQVLRRKPVQGYDISFLITNYHCEDMHKHKLIDFIVQFMEDIDKEISELKLSVNTRGRLVATEFLKQFI is encoded by the exons ATG CAGGCTAATACTCTACGATTGTATCTAACATGCATTCGTAACACTCTGGAGGCTGCAATGTGCCTACAG AATTTCCCTTGTCAAGAAGTAGAAAGGCATAACAAGCCAGAGGTTGAACTTAA GACAAGTCCAGAACTTCTACTAAATCCa GTTTTGATATGTCGAAATGAGGCCGAGAAGTGCTTGATAGAAACTTCAATTAACTCTATCCGTATAAGCATGAAG GTAAAACAGGCAGATGAGCTTGAAAACATACTCGCAAAAAAATTTCTTAGATTTTTATCAATGAGGGCGGAGGCATTCCAAGTTCTGAGGAGGAAACCAGTACAG GGCTATGACATAAGTTTCCTAATAACAAACTACCATTGTGAGGACATGCACAAGCACAAGCTTATAGATTTTATCGTGCAATTTATGGAG GACATTGACAAGGAGATCAGCGAGTTGAAACTATCAGTAAACACGCGAGGCCGTCTAGTGGCGACAGAATTTCTGAAGCAGTTTATTTGA
- the LOC109722414 gene encoding oleoyl-acyl carrier protein thioesterase, chloroplastic-like — protein sequence MGSLVEDGLSYKESFIVRCYEVGINKTATVETIANLLQEVGCNHAQSVGFSTDGFATTTTMRKLRLIWVTSRMHIEIYKYPAWGDVVEIETWCQGEGKIGTRRDWILKDLATGEVIGRATSKWVMMNQDTRKLQRVSDEVREEYLVFCPRTLRLAFPEEDNGSLKKIPKLEDPAQYSRLGLVPRRADLDMNQHVNNVTYLGWVLESMPQEIIDTHELQTITLDYRRECQHDDVVDSLTSLELPETDGTNGSATAKHHEEDDRPQFLHFLRLSGTGLEINRGRTEWRKLVR from the exons ATGGGGAGCTTGGTGGAGGATGGGCTCTCGTACAAGGAGAGCTTCATCGTGAGGTGCTACGAGGTGGGGATCAATAAGACCGCCACCGTGGAGACCATCGCCAACCTTCTTCAG GAAGTTGGATGTAACCATGCACAGAGTGTTGGATTTTCTACAGATGGGTTCGCCACAACTACCACCATGAGGAAACTTCGCCTAATTTGGGTTACTTCTCGCATGCACATTGAGATATACAAATATCCAGCTTG GGGTGATGTTGTGGAGATCGAAACCTGGTGCCAAGGAGAAGGGAAAATCGGCACTCGGCGTGATTGGATTCTGAAAGATTTGGCTACTGGAGAAGTTATTGGTAGAGCTACTAG CAAGTGGGTAATGATGAATCAAGACACCCGCAAGCTTCAACGTGTAAGTGATGAAGTTAGGGAAGAATATCTCGTCTTCTGCCCAAGAACTCTTAG ATTAGCATTTCCAGAGGAGGATAATGGTAGCTTGAAGAAAATTCCCAAGCTTGAAGACCCTGCCCAATATTCAAGGCTGGGACTTGTG CCTAGAAGAGCTGATCTGGACATGAATCAACATGTAAATAATGTCACTTACCTTGGATGGGTCCTTGAA AGCATGCCTCAAGAAATTATCGACACCCATGAGCTACAAACTATCACCCTCGACTACAGGCGAGAATGCCAGCATGATGACGTAGTCGACTCCCTTACAAGTTTAGAGTTGCCTGAAACTGACGGCACGAACGGGTCTGCGACCGCAAAGCATCATGAAGAGGATGATCGGCCCCAGTTCCTGCATTTCTTGAGATTGTCCGGCACCGGGCTCGAGATAAATCGGGGTCGCACCGAATGGAGGAAATTGGTTAGATGA